The genome window CCGGTCTGGTGCAGGAACTCAACCTCATCATCAAGGGCGACGCGTCCGGTTCGGTGGAGGCCCTCGAGTCCTCGCTGCTCCAGCTCGACGTCGGCGAAGAGGTCGACATCCGCGTCCTGCACCGCGGCGTCGGTGCGGTCACGGAGTCCGACATCGACCTGGCGATGGGCTCCGACGCCATCGTGATCGGCTTCAATGTCCGTGCGGCCGGCCGTGCCGCGCAGATGGCCGAGCGCGAGGGCGTGGACGTCCGGTACTACTCGGTGATCTACCAGGCCATCGAGGAGATCGAGGCGGCCCTCAAGGGCATGCTCAAGCCGGAGTACGAGGAGGTCGAGCTCGGCACGGCGGAGATCCGCGAGGTCTTCAAGTCGTCCAAGCTGGGCAACATCGCCGGTGTCCTGGTCCGCTCGGGCGAGGTCAAGCGCAACACCAAGGCGCGCCTCGTCCGCGACGGCAAGGTCATCGCGGAGAACCTCACCATCTCCGGTCTGCGTCGCTTCAAGGACGACGTCACCGAGATCCGCGAAGGCTTCGAGGGTGGTATCAACCTCGGAAACTTCAACGACATCAAGGTCGACGACGTCATCGCGACGTACGAGATGCGCGAGAAGCCGCGGGCGTAAGCCGGTGGTTCATGCCGGCCGGGGGTGCCATTCGGTACCCCCGGCCGGTGTGGCCGTTCCTGGGAGCTTCGCCCCCAGACCCCCTTCGCGCAGTTCCCCGCGCCCCTGAAGGTCTGGGCCCGGGGGCGAGTAAATCCCGTCGAGCCCCCACCGGGTTCGATGTACGGTTCTGATGTTGCCGCCCGGCCTACGGGTGGGCCATCGATCCCGTACCGGCGGGTGAACCGGACACACACATGTACGTGGGGACTCTGTCCTTCGATCTCCTGCTCGGCGACGTACGGTCGCTGAAGGAGAAGCGCTCCGTCGTCCGCCCGATCGTGGCCGAGCTCCACCGCAAGTTCGCGGTGAGCGTGGCGGAGGTCGACCATATGGATCTGCACCGCCGGGCCGTGATCGGGCTGGCGGTGGTCTCCGGTGACACGGGGCATCTGACCGACGTACTGGACCGGTGCGAGCGACTGGTCGCCGCGCGGCCCGAGGTCGAACTCCTCTCGGTCAGACGGCGGCTGCACGGCGACGACGACTGACCGGTCGCGGAGCCGAAGAGCAGCACAATTCAGGAAACAGCAGTAACGCGGAACGAGCTAGGAGACGGACCAGTGGCCGACAACGCGCGCGCCAAGAGGCTGGCGGACCTCATCCGAGAGGTGGTGGCCCAGAAGCTGTTGCGTGGGATCAAGGACCCGCGGCTCGGCTCACACGTCACCATCACGGACACCCGGGTGACCGGGGACCTGCGGGAGGCGACCGTCTTCTACACGGTCTACGGGGACGACGAGGAGCGGGCGGCAGCCGCCGCGGGGCTGGAGAGCGCCAAGGGCATCCTCCGTTCCGAGGTCGGACGCGCCGCACAGGTGAAGTTCACCCCGACCCTCACCTTCGTGGCCGACGCCCTCCCGGACACCGCCAAGACCATCGACGACCTGCTCGACAAGGCGCGGGCCTCGGACGCCCAGGTGCGCGAGAGCGCGTCGGGCGCCAAGTACGCCGGTGAGGCCGACCCGTACCGCAAGCCGGGCGAAGACGCCGATGACGACGCCGATGAGGATGCCGCCGCCGAATGACCGAGCAGCGCCGGAAGAACACCACGCCCGACGGCCTTGTCATCGTCGACAAGCCGTCGGGCTTCACTTCGCACGATGTCGTCGCCAAGATGCGGGGCATCGCCCGGACCCGACGGGTCGGGCACGCGGGAACGCTCGA of Streptomyces phaeolivaceus contains these proteins:
- the rbfA gene encoding 30S ribosome-binding factor RbfA, whose product is MADNARAKRLADLIREVVAQKLLRGIKDPRLGSHVTITDTRVTGDLREATVFYTVYGDDEERAAAAAGLESAKGILRSEVGRAAQVKFTPTLTFVADALPDTAKTIDDLLDKARASDAQVRESASGAKYAGEADPYRKPGEDADDDADEDAAAE
- a CDS encoding DUF503 domain-containing protein — encoded protein: MYVGTLSFDLLLGDVRSLKEKRSVVRPIVAELHRKFAVSVAEVDHMDLHRRAVIGLAVVSGDTGHLTDVLDRCERLVAARPEVELLSVRRRLHGDDD